The following proteins come from a genomic window of Montipora capricornis isolate CH-2021 chromosome 9, ASM3666992v2, whole genome shotgun sequence:
- the LOC138017463 gene encoding uncharacterized protein encodes MDKSEYLKLLAEASINDMSKFRKRDMERPKTRGRPPKHYHPLLEKEKLVGNVIRKILPEPVADTLCPTGSRLAHPHGLPKTHKPTLSMRPILSATKTYNYDLAKWLEGKLKPLSIDEHTITDTFKFAEEVRNTSFNENDIIVSYDVTPLFTNVPLDETISLLAEKAFTTNWFNATYNLNITKSDLIELLNIATKDQLFQFNGELYEQSEGVAMGSPLGPLMANTRDFELNLEH; translated from the coding sequence ATGGATAAATCGGAGTACTTGAAATTGCTAGCCGAAGCTTCAATTAATGATATGTCTAAGTTTAGAAAACGTGACATGGAAAGACCCAAGACAAGGGGACGTCCTCCCAAGCACTACCATCCTCTCTTGGAGAAAGAGAAACTCGTTGGTAATGTAATTCGAAAGATTCTACCTGAACCTGTAGCTGACACACTTTGTCCAACTGGTTCTAGGCTTGCTCATCCACATGGTTTACCGAAAACACATAAACCGACGTTATCGATGAGACCCATTCTGTCAGCCACCAAGACCTATAATTACGACCTAGCAAAGTGGCTCGAAGGAAAACTGAAACCGTTATCCATCGATGAACATACAATCACCGATACATTCAAATTCGCAGAAGAAGTTCGCAATACTTCATTCAACGAAAATGACATTATCGTATCGTATGACGTAACGCCCCTCTTCACTAACGTGCCTCTTGATGAAACTATCAGTCTTCTAGCGGAAAAGGCTTTTACCACCAATTGGTTTAATGCCACATATAACCTCAACATCACAAAATCCGACCTAATTGAGCTTTTAAACATCGCCACGAAAGATCAGTTGTTTCAATTCAATGGCGAACTTTACGAGCAGTCGGAGGGTGTGGCTATGGGTTCTCCTCTCGGTCCTCTCATGGCTAACAccagggactttgaacttaatcttgaacattaa